A region of Pyxidicoccus parkwaysis DNA encodes the following proteins:
- a CDS encoding ATP-grasp domain-containing protein: MDVAVLTYSGLPQLDAFDAPLLSALADLGLEARPVIWDDASVDWRTVRLALVRNTWDVHLRREEFVAWADRVGRLTRLYNPADVLRWNTHKLYLRELEAKGVPVTPTVWVERGGTLDVGALARERGWDAVVLKPAVSAGALETYVFPRSDAKTATARVAELAAGCEVMVQPYLTAFETEGERSYIYFDGAFSHAVHRPPTLQDAPRGFSEPRAFTPGNAAEVRLAESVLEAMGQPLLYARVDVATDNAGHTRLQEVEVTEPRLFLSLDAGAPGRLARAIAAKL, translated from the coding sequence TTGGACGTCGCCGTCCTCACCTACTCCGGCCTGCCGCAGCTCGACGCGTTCGACGCTCCGCTCCTGTCCGCGCTGGCGGACCTGGGACTGGAGGCGCGGCCCGTCATCTGGGACGACGCGTCCGTGGACTGGCGCACCGTGCGCCTGGCCCTGGTGCGCAACACGTGGGACGTCCACCTGCGCCGCGAGGAGTTCGTCGCCTGGGCGGACCGCGTGGGCCGCCTCACCCGCCTCTACAACCCGGCCGACGTGCTGCGCTGGAATACGCACAAGCTCTACCTGCGCGAGCTGGAAGCCAAGGGCGTGCCCGTGACGCCCACCGTCTGGGTGGAGCGCGGCGGCACGCTCGACGTGGGCGCGTTGGCCCGTGAGCGCGGCTGGGACGCTGTGGTGCTCAAGCCCGCCGTGTCCGCGGGCGCGCTCGAGACGTATGTCTTCCCCCGCTCGGACGCGAAGACGGCCACCGCCCGCGTCGCCGAACTGGCCGCCGGGTGCGAGGTCATGGTGCAGCCCTACCTCACCGCCTTCGAGACGGAGGGCGAGCGCAGCTACATCTACTTCGACGGCGCCTTCAGCCACGCCGTGCACCGGCCTCCCACGCTGCAGGACGCGCCGCGCGGCTTCTCCGAGCCTCGTGCCTTCACGCCCGGCAACGCGGCGGAAGTCCGCCTCGCCGAGTCCGTGCTGGAGGCCATGGGCCAGCCGCTGCTCTACGCGCGCGTGGACGTGGCCACGGACAACGCCGGCCACACGCGGCTCCAGGAGGTGGAGGTGACGGAGCCGCGCCTGTTCCTCTCGCTCGAC